The window ATTCTGATTTCAGTAGAATCTACAAACTCTACTGTACCATTGTCTTCTGCTACAATCAGCGAGCGTGAGTCGGCTGCCACACGTCCTTCCAGACCTGTACCTACAATTGGAGCTTCCGGACGAAGCAGTGGTACTGCCTGACGCTGCATGTTCGAACCCATCAGGGCGCGGTTAGCATCGTCGTGCTCCAGGAATGGAATCAGGGAAGCCGCAACAGACACAATCTGGTTTGGCGCAATATCCATATAAGTCAGCTGGTCAGGATCCAACACAGGGAAGTCACCTTCGTAGCGAGCTTTTACCTTATCGTTCACATATTTACCCTGCTCATCGATAGGCGCATTGGCCTGGGCAATGTTGTGGGTATCTTCTTCTTCGGCAGTCAGGAATACTACATCTTTACTTACCACACCATCTTTCACCTTGCGGTATGGTGTTTCGATAAAGCCCATATGGTTCACCTTGGCATGCACACAAAGAGAAGAAATCAGACCAATGTTTGGTCCTTCCGGCGTCTCGATAGTACAAAGGCGGCCATAGTGGGTGTAGTGAACGTCACGTACCTCAAAACCTGCACGCTCGCGGCTCAAACCACCTGGTCCCAGGGCCGACATTCTACGCTTGTGCGTTACCTCGGCAAGGGGGTTGGTCTGGTCCATGAACTGGCTCAGCTGGTTGGTACCAAAGAAGCTGTTAATTACAGATGAAAGCGTACGGGCGTTAATCAGGTCAACAGGTTTGAAGTCCTCATTATCGCGTACGTTCATACGTTCCTTAATGGTACGCGACATACGGGCAAGACCTACGCCAAACTGGGCATAAAGCTGCTCCCCTACGGTACGTACACGGCGGTTGCTCAAGTGGTCAATATCGTCCACTACAGCGCGTGAGTTGATCAGGGTGATCAGGAACTTAACAATGCTGATGATATCCTGCGTTGTCAGTACCTTGGTGTCTGAAGCAATCTCAAGACCGAGCTTCTTGTTAATTCTGTAACGGCCTACTTCACCCAGGTCGTAACGCTTATCAGAGAAGAACAGGCTGTGAATAATATCACGGGCAGTTTGCTCGTCTGGTGCTTCGGTGTTACGAAGCTGACGGTAAATCTGCTCAACCGCTTCTTTCTCTGAGTTAGAGTTATCTTTCTGCAGGGTGTTGTAGATGATGGTATAGTCGTTCACGTTCACATCTTCCCTGTGCAGGATGATGGAATCAGAACCAGAATCCAGAATGGTTTCTATATCATCATTGGTAATAAGTGAATCGCGCTCCAGTAACACTTCGTTACGGTCGATAGACACTACTTCACCAGTATCTTCATCTACGAAGTCTTCAGTCCAGGTGCGAAGAACCCTGGCTGCCAGACGGCGGCCTACAACCTTTTTAAGGTTAGCCTTATTATTCTGAACTTCTTCGCTCAACCCAAACAGGTCGAGTATTTCTTTATCTGTACCATATCCGATGGCGCGCAACAGTGTAGTAACCGGGAATTTCTTCTTACGGTCGATGTAGGCATACATCACATTGTTTACGTCTGTTGCAAACTCTATCCAGGAGCCCTTGAAAGGGATGATCCTGGCCGAATAAAGCTTGGTACCGTTTGTGTGCTTGCTTTGGGCAAAGAACACACCCGGCGAGCGGTGCAGCTGTGATACAATAACACGTTCAGCTCCATTGATCACAAAGGAGCCTTTTTCTGTCATGTAAGGGATATTGCCGAGGAAAACTTCCTGTTCGATGGTCTCGAAATCTTCGTTTTCCGCGTCGTTACAGCGCAGGCGCAATTTAGCCTTAAGCGGAACGGAATAGGTTAGTCCGCGTTCGATACACTCCTCCACAGTGTACTTAGGCGGATCGAGCATATAATCAACAAACTCCAGTACGAAATTTTCGCGGGAGTCTGAAATTGGAAAGTTCTCCATAAACACCTTGTACAAGCCTTCTTGCGTACGCTTGTCGGCAGGTGTTTCTAATTGAAGAAAGTCCATATATGACTGTAGCTGCACATCCAGAAAATCAGGATAGTCCAGTACAGTTTTAATGGAGGCAAAATTAATCCGTTCGTTATATTTTGTATTTGCCAAGACTATAGAACTTTTAGTACCTAAATTGAACCGGTATTGGTAAGAACTGAAGCCTGATAAGATTAGTTCGCTGGAAAAAATATTATCAGGAACAGGTACAAACAGGAAAAGACCTGACTAATCGTCAGGCCTAAAAGTATAGGTCGGACCGTGTTAACAGGTCCATGCAGTTACTTCAGTTCTACTTCAGCTCCGGCTTCTTCAAGTTGTTTTTTAAGAGCTTCAGCTTCGTCTTTACCGATGCCTTCTTTGATTGCTTTAGGAGCGTTGTCTACTACGTCTTTCGCCTCTTTCAGACCAAGACCAGTAAGTTCTTTCACAAGCTTAACTACTGCAAGTTTAGCGGCGCCAGCTGATTTCAGCACTACGTCGAATTCTGATTTCTCTGCAGGAGCGGCGGCTTCTGCACCACCACCAGCTGCGGCTGCTGGAGCAGCGGCGGCAGCAGGCTCAATACCATACTCGTCCTTAAGGATAGTTGCTAACTCGTTAACTTCTTTAACGGTTAGGTTCACTAGCTGCTCTGCAAACGCTTTAAGATCTGCCATTTTAGATTACCTTTTAAAATTGAATGTTATTCTGATTGTTGTTTTTCTTGAAGAGTTTTTACCACACCTGCGATAATGTGCTTGCCACTGTTAAGGGCTCCAAGTACATTTTGTACAGGTGAGTTAAGTAACCCGATAATTTCGCCGATAAGCTCTTGTTTAGATTTAAGCTTAGTCAGCATTTCCAGCTGTTCTGCACCTATAAAGAGATCGGAATCGATGGAAGCCCCTTTAAATGTGAGTTTTTTGCTGTTCTTTTTCTGGAAATCCTGAATTAGTTTTGCAGGAGCATTACCATTCTCTTTTGAGAACAGTACGCCTGAGAAACCTTTCAGAACCTTCTCATTCAGCCCGGAGAAGTCGGCGTCTAATCCTTCCAGTGCTTTCGCAATAAATGTATTTTTGATGACCCGGTACTCGAGTCCGCTCTGGAAGCACTGGCGACGCAGCGCATTCACTTCTGCTACAGTCATGCCGGTAGCATCTGTAATGTAGAAGTGCATGTTATTGCGGAATTTTTCCTGCAGATCCTCAATGATCTGTGCTTTTTCTTCTCTGTTCATGATTATAATCCTGCTACAGAACCTTTATCTAAAGTGATACCTGGGCTCATGGTGCTTGAGATGTGAATGCTTCTGAAATACGTGCCTTTGGCCGAAGAAGGCTTCAGACGGGAAATCGTATTCAGCATTTCACGTGCATTTTCCACGATTTTATCCGGGGTAAAAGATACTTTACCAATGCTGGCGTGAATGATACCGGTTTTATCAACTTTAAAGTCGATTTTACCCTGCTTTACCTCTTTCACAGCCTTGGCAACATCCATGGTTACAGTGCCTGACTTAGGGTTAGGCATCAGACCACGCGGACCAAGCACACGGCCAAGTTTACCAACTTTAGCCATTACAGTAGGCATGGTGATGATAACGTCTACATCTGTCCAGCCACCTTCAATTTTAGAGATATACTCGTCGAGCCCTACAAAATCAGCACCGGCTTCTTTGGCTTCGGCTTCTTTATCAGGGGTAACAAGTGCTAAAACGCGAACTTCTTTACCAGTGCCATGAGGCAGCGATACAACGCCGCGTACCATCTGATCGGCTTTACGCGGGTCAACACCCAGGCGCACATCAATGTCTACAGAGGCATCGAACTTGGTGAAGGTGATTTCCTTTACCAGTTGTGCTGCTTCTTCCAGGCTGTACTCTTTCTGGCGATCGAGCTTGCCAAGGGCAGCTTTTTTGTTTTTACTTAACTTTGCCATAGTCTTAAGCTGTTTCCCAAGGTGCTTCGCCTGATACTGTGATACCCATGCTTCTTGCAGTGCCTGCCACCATTCTCATGGCCGACTCAACCTCAAATGCATTTAAATCCTGCATTTTGGTTTCTGCGATCTGGCGAACCTGATCCCAGCTTACATTGCCAACTTTTATACGGTTAGGCTCTGCTGAACCACCTTTCTTTTTGATAGCATCCATCAGCAGCACAGCTGCGGGTGGAGTCTTGATCACGAATTCAAAAGATTTATCAGAATATACGGTAATCACTACCGGCAATACCTGTCCCATCTTATCCTGGGTTCTTGCATTAAACTGCTTACAGAACTCCATGATGTTCAAGCCTTTACTACCTAGTGCAGGACCTATCGGAGGCGACGGGTTGGCTGACCCGCCTTTAACCTGCAGTTTTACATATCCGGTTACTTCCTTAGCCATTGTGCTATTCTTGTTTTTCTACTTGCATGTAATTTAACTCTACCGGTGTATTCCGGCCGAAGATCTTAACCGTAACGTTAAGCTTTTTGCGTTCTTCGAACACTTCTTCGACAGTCCCGGTGAAACCACTGAAGGGGCCTTCCATTACTTTTACCGTTTCCCCAACTATGAACGGTGTTTCGAGTTTTTCTCCTGCAACTGCTCCCTCTTCTACCTTACCTAAGATCCGGTTGATTTCTGTTTGACGCAGTGGAACCGGCACTTTGCTCTGGCCTTCGCCAGCACCCAAAAAGCCTATTACGCCCGGAATGCTGTTGATGACGTGCAGTACCTCACCATTGTTCAGATCGGCAGATAGAATAACATAGCCGGGAAAGAAATTACGCTCGCGGACTCTTTTCTTTCCGTTGCGCATTTCATATACCTTTTCTGCAGGGATAAGGATCTGAGGAACTTCTTCTTGCATCCCCTGCCTGGAAACTTCATTCTCCAGATAGGTTTTGATTTTCTTTTCCTGACCACTCACCACCCGCAGTACGTACCATTTTAGTTCGTTCATCTGCCGGATTCTCTGAATGTTTAAAAAGCGTCGTAGAACCAGCCCAGCGCGTTTTCGAACGCCAGGTCGATCAACCCAATCGTTAAGGCGAAGATCAGCGATGCAACCAGCACCAATATTGAGCTACGCTGTAACTCGCCGT of the Flammeovirgaceae bacterium 311 genome contains:
- the rplA gene encoding 50S ribosomal protein L1 (COG0081 Ribosomal protein L1); the encoded protein is MAKLSKNKKAALGKLDRQKEYSLEEAAQLVKEITFTKFDASVDIDVRLGVDPRKADQMVRGVVSLPHGTGKEVRVLALVTPDKEAEAKEAGADFVGLDEYISKIEGGWTDVDVIITMPTVMAKVGKLGRVLGPRGLMPNPKSGTVTMDVAKAVKEVKQGKIDFKVDKTGIIHASIGKVSFTPDKIVENAREMLNTISRLKPSSAKGTYFRSIHISSTMSPGITLDKGSVAGL
- a CDS encoding 50S ribosomal protein L11 (COG0080 Ribosomal protein L11) translates to MAKEVTGYVKLQVKGGSANPSPPIGPALGSKGLNIMEFCKQFNARTQDKMGQVLPVVITVYSDKSFEFVIKTPPAAVLLMDAIKKKGGSAEPNRIKVGNVSWDQVRQIAETKMQDLNAFEVESAMRMVAGTARSMGITVSGEAPWETA
- a CDS encoding 50S ribosomal protein L10 (COG0244 Ribosomal protein L10); amino-acid sequence: MNREEKAQIIEDLQEKFRNNMHFYITDATGMTVAEVNALRRQCFQSGLEYRVIKNTFIAKALEGLDADFSGLNEKVLKGFSGVLFSKENGNAPAKLIQDFQKKNSKKLTFKGASIDSDLFIGAEQLEMLTKLKSKQELIGEIIGLLNSPVQNVLGALNSGKHIIAGVVKTLQEKQQSE
- a CDS encoding preprotein translocase subunit SecE (COG0690 Preprotein translocase subunit SecE) encodes the protein MEKLKSFVAESYEEMKHKVTWPKYGELQRSSILVLVASLIFALTIGLIDLAFENALGWFYDAF
- a CDS encoding DNA-directed RNA polymerase subunit beta (COG0085 DNA-directed RNA polymerase, beta subunit/140 kD subunit), which produces MANTKYNERINFASIKTVLDYPDFLDVQLQSYMDFLQLETPADKRTQEGLYKVFMENFPISDSRENFVLEFVDYMLDPPKYTVEECIERGLTYSVPLKAKLRLRCNDAENEDFETIEQEVFLGNIPYMTEKGSFVINGAERVIVSQLHRSPGVFFAQSKHTNGTKLYSARIIPFKGSWIEFATDVNNVMYAYIDRKKKFPVTTLLRAIGYGTDKEILDLFGLSEEVQNNKANLKKVVGRRLAARVLRTWTEDFVDEDTGEVVSIDRNEVLLERDSLITNDDIETILDSGSDSIILHREDVNVNDYTIIYNTLQKDNSNSEKEAVEQIYRQLRNTEAPDEQTARDIIHSLFFSDKRYDLGEVGRYRINKKLGLEIASDTKVLTTQDIISIVKFLITLINSRAVVDDIDHLSNRRVRTVGEQLYAQFGVGLARMSRTIKERMNVRDNEDFKPVDLINARTLSSVINSFFGTNQLSQFMDQTNPLAEVTHKRRMSALGPGGLSRERAGFEVRDVHYTHYGRLCTIETPEGPNIGLISSLCVHAKVNHMGFIETPYRKVKDGVVSKDVVFLTAEEEDTHNIAQANAPIDEQGKYVNDKVKARYEGDFPVLDPDQLTYMDIAPNQIVSVAASLIPFLEHDDANRALMGSNMQRQAVPLLRPEAPIVGTGLEGRVAADSRSLIVAEDNGTVEFVDSTEIRIRYDKTDEQKLVSFDNDIIVHGLTKFRRTNQDTCINLKPMVYKGEKITKGQILCEGYATEGGELALGRNLRVAFMPWQGYNFEDAIVISERVVREDIFTSIHIEEFEMEVRDTKRGEEELTSEIPNVSEEAVRNLDENGIIRLGAEVREGDILIGKITPKGETDPTPEEKLLRAIFGDKAGDVKDASMKAPPSLTGVVIDTKLFSRPKRDKDSRARAKKEVDNLKARYSKDLLSLRGRMIDKLVQLLDGKTSQGIRHKFGDEIMSKGVKFTRQNIENNIFPEKNIYRDESTYAVAEEVNMIADLNLEGWTEDEHTNGLVQSLVKNYNRRRNEINAHFKRNRFTLEVGDELPAGIVQLAKVYIAKKRKLKVGDKMAGRHGNKGVVAKIVRAEDMPFLPDGTPMDIVLNPLGVPSRMNIGQIYETVLGWAGLELGRKYATPIFDGATMEEVAAELKAANVPEFGRAYLHDGRTGERFDQPVTVGVIYMLKLGHLVDDKMHARSIGPYSLITQQPLGGKAQFGGQRFGEMEVWALEAFGAANILQEILTVKSDDVVGRAKAYEAIVKGENMPRPNIPESFNVLVHELRGLALEITMD
- a CDS encoding transcription antitermination protein nusg (COG0250 Transcription antiterminator) — its product is MNELKWYVLRVVSGQEKKIKTYLENEVSRQGMQEEVPQILIPAEKVYEMRNGKKRVRERNFFPGYVILSADLNNGEVLHVINSIPGVIGFLGAGEGQSKVPVPLRQTEINRILGKVEEGAVAGEKLETPFIVGETVKVMEGPFSGFTGTVEEVFEERKKLNVTVKIFGRNTPVELNYMQVEKQE
- the rplL gene encoding 50S ribosomal protein L7/L12 (COG0222 Ribosomal protein L7/L12) produces the protein MADLKAFAEQLVNLTVKEVNELATILKDEYGIEPAAAAAPAAAAGGGAEAAAPAEKSEFDVVLKSAGAAKLAVVKLVKELTGLGLKEAKDVVDNAPKAIKEGIGKDEAEALKKQLEEAGAEVELK